One Oryza glaberrima chromosome 10, OglaRS2, whole genome shotgun sequence DNA segment encodes these proteins:
- the LOC127753364 gene encoding transcription factor ILI7 has product MSSRSRSRASSAARITDEQIGDLVSKLQALLPEARLRSNDRVPSARVLQETCSYIRSLHREVDDLSERLAELLAAADVSTAQAAVIRGLLM; this is encoded by the exons ATGTCCAGCCGGAGCAGGTCGAGGGCGTCATCGGCGGCGAGGATCACCGACGAGCAGATCGGCGACCTCGTCTCCAAGCTCCAGGCCCTCCTCCCCGAGGCTCGCCTCCGCAGCAACGACAGG GTGCCGTCGGCGAGGGTGCTGCAGGAGACGTGCAGCTACATCCGGAGCCTGCACCGGGAGGTGGACGACCTCAGCGAGCGCCTCGCcgagctgctcgccgccgccgacgtcagcACCGCGCAGGCCGCCGTCATCCGCGGCCTGCTCATGTAg
- the LOC127752751 gene encoding LOW QUALITY PROTEIN: sucrose transport protein SUT3-like (The sequence of the model RefSeq protein was modified relative to this genomic sequence to represent the inferred CDS: inserted 1 base in 1 codon) has product MAVDMELDGGGDGKGKAPPQISLSGLFLACMVAGGVQYGWALQLSLLTPYVQTLGIPHALTSVMWLCGPIAGLIVQPCVGLYSDKCTSSLGRRRXCIIICISVIVIGFSSYIGYALGDTTEDCKVYRGPRYHAAAAFILGFWLLDFSNNTVQGPARALMADLSGRHGPSAANAIFCSWMALGNILGYSSGSTNDWHKWFPFLMTRACCEACANLKAAFLVAVVFLGLSTAVTMVFAREVALDPVAAAKRNEGEASGALAVFKGMKNLPVGMPSVLIVTGLTWLSWFPFILFDTDWMGREIYHGRPDGSPAEVTAFQEGVHQGAFGLLLNSIVLGISSFLIEPMCRRLGARAVWVMSSAVVCVAMAAVSVLSAWSLGDFGGSVQDAARAPAEEGGVRASALALFVFLGLPFAVLCSVPFAVTAQLAASRGGGQGLCTGVLNISIVVPQMAIALGAGPWDELFGEGNIPAFAMASVFAAAAAAAGVVLLPKVSVRSVSMAGGH; this is encoded by the exons ATGGCCGTCGACATGGAgctcgacggcggtggcgacggcaagGGCAAAGCCCCGCCGCAGATAAGCCTGTCGGGGCTATTCCTTGCGTGCATGGTCGCCGGTGGCGTGCAGTACGGCTGGGCGCTGCAGCTCTCTCTCCTCACCCCGTACGTTCAG ACATTGGGAATTCCTCATGCACTCACTTCAGTTATGTGGCTCTGTGGCCCTATTGCTGGCTTAATT GTTCAGCCATGCGTCGGCCTGTACAGTGACAAGTGCACATCCAGCCTTGGAAGACGTA CATGCATAATCATCTGCATATCT GTGATCGTCATCGGGTTCTCCTCGTACATCGGCTACGCTCTCGGCGACACGACTGAGGACTGCAA GGTTTACAGGGGTCCTCGTTACCATGCAGCGGCGGCATTCATCCTCGGATTCTGGCTGCTCGACTTCTCCAACAACACCGTGCAG GGTCCAGCTCGCGCTCTGATGGCCGATTTGTCAG GTCGGCATGGCCCAAGCGCGGCCAACGCGATCTTCTGTTCTTGGATGGCATTAGGCAACATCCTTGGCTACTCCTCCGGATCCACCAATGACTGGCACAA GTGGTTTCCCTTTCTCATGACCAGGGCTTGCTGCGAGGCCTGCGCGAATCTCAAAGCGGCCTTCTTGGTTGCAGtg GTGTTTTTGGGGTTGtcgacggcggtgacgatggtgttcgcgagggaggtggcgctggacccagtggcggcggcgaagcggaaCGAGGGTGAGGCGTCGGGGGCCCTCGCCGTGTTCAAGGGGATGAAGAACCTCCCCGTCGGGATGCCGTCGGTGCTTATCGTCACCGGCCTCACCTGGCTCTCGTGGTTCCCCTTCATCCTCTTCGACACCGACTGGATGGGCCGCGAGATCTACCATGGCCGCCCGGATGGCTCCCCCGCCGAGGTCACCGCCTTCCAAGAGGGTGTCCACCAAGGCGCCTTCGGCCTCCTCCTTAACTCG ATCGTGCTGGGCATCAGCTCGTTCCTGATCGAGCCGATGTGCCGTCGGCTGGGCGCCCGCGCGGTGTGGGTGATGAGCAGCGCCGTCGTGTGCGTCGCCATGGCGGCCGTCTCCGTGCTCAGCGCGTGGTCGCTCGGCGACTTCGGCGGCTCGGTGCAGgacgcggcgcgggcgccggcggaggagggcggcgtcAGGGCGTCGGCGCTGgcgctcttcgtcttcctcggcCTCCCCTTCGCCGTCCTCTGCAGCGTCCCGTTCGCCGTCACGGCGCAGCTCGCggcgagccgcggcggcgggcagggcCTCTGCACCGGCGTCCTCAACATCTCCATCGTCGTGCCGCAGATGGCCATCGCCCTCGGCGCCGGGCCCTGGGACGAGCTGTTCGGGGAGGGGAACATCCCGGCGTTCGCCATGGCGTCCGtgttcgccgccgcggccgccgccgccggcgtcgtcttGCTGCCCAAGGTCTCCGTCCGCTCCGTCAGCATGGCCGGCGGCCACTGA
- the LOC127786066 gene encoding uncharacterized protein LOC127786066 translates to MQASSRPQSQVMYECTGRKAHGKFAMADGAIDSSEVQLSTNAHPSHTYTVRPSQIEVELRQELANFKRQRQEDCQSIQNALSEFNNQIKEYMMNGSASTPPPQINLAALFPSHSSPTTQQNTTDNSSRNVFNQIDGNNSGNCSQQDAGLSNNEQGDMGNNSENVVLQRMDGSTFRYSSQQTAPATNQGNSKRGRDGDYVDSEDDYADDGNYDDADETPDPFFSLFGI, encoded by the exons ATGCAAGCATCTAGTAGACCACAATCACAG GTTATGTATGAATGCACTGGACGCAAGGCACATGGGAAGTTTGCAATGGCGGATGGTGCAATTGATAGCTCAGAAGTGCAATTATCCACAAATGCTCATCCTTCTCACACTTACACAGTTAGACCTAGCCAAATAGAGGTTGAACTACGTCAAGAGCTTGCTAATTTCAAGCGTCAGCGGCAAGAGGATTGTCAATCAATACAAAATGCTCTATCTGAGTTCAATAATCAGATAAAGGAG TATATGATGAATGGATCTGCAAGTACACCTCCACCTCAGATCAATTTGGCTGCATTATTTCCTAGCCATTCATCTCCAACTACTCAGCAG AATACTACAGATAATAGCTCCAGAAATGTGTTCAACCAAATAGATGGAAATAATAGTGGAAACTGCAGCCAACAAGATGCTGGTTTGAGCAACAATGAACAG gGTGACATGGGAAACAACTCTGAAAATGTGGTGTTACAACGCATGGATGGAAGCACATTTCGTTATTCTAGCCAACAAACTGCTCCTGCTACTAATCAAGGCAACAGTAAGCGAGGGAGAGATGGAGACTATGTTGATAGTGAAGATGATTATGCTGATGATGGAAACTATGATGATGCTGATGAAACTCCTGATCCATTCTTTAGTTTATTTGGAATATAA